Proteins encoded by one window of Nocardia goodfellowii:
- a CDS encoding hydrogenase maturation protein: MRILLVASAFNSLTQRVHTELRARGHQVGVELALGDEPLRAGVARFQPELILAPMLTKAIPEDIWTEHTVLILHPGPKGDRGPSSLDWAISEGARTWGVTVLQAVAEMDAGPIWASVPFPVTAVGKSSLYRNEVADAALAAVLLAVERFESGEFTPEPLDYARPDVRGRLRPYHAQPYRSIDWTADNTATVLRKLRAADSQPGVLDELFGHEFFLHGGHNEDQLRGVPGTVLATRDGAICRATVDGAVWLPQLRARRTPGGPPTFKQPATDVLGELLPAVPEVPVSPAVAATRDTWSEIRYRERDSVGYLEFAFAGGAMSTDQCRRLLYAYEQARTRPINVLVLGPERDFFSNGIHLNVIEAAADPGAESWRNINAMDDLVEAILTTTDKVVIAALPGNAAAGGIMLALAADEVWCRESAVVNPHYQLMGLYGSEYWTYTLPRRVGAATAERLTQQTLPVGARAAHALGLVDQVIPGSPAAFWAWVRTEATALADSPELADRVVEKKRRLAADEAVKPLSAYRAEELARMSENFAPGSPYHELRQNFVYKVCATATPAHLLG; encoded by the coding sequence TTGCGCATCCTGCTGGTCGCCAGCGCGTTCAACAGCCTCACGCAGCGCGTCCACACCGAATTACGAGCCCGTGGCCATCAGGTCGGCGTCGAGCTGGCATTAGGCGACGAACCGCTGCGCGCCGGGGTCGCGCGCTTCCAGCCGGAGCTGATCCTCGCGCCGATGCTGACCAAGGCGATCCCGGAAGATATCTGGACCGAGCACACCGTGCTCATCCTGCATCCCGGCCCCAAGGGCGACCGGGGTCCCTCTTCGCTGGACTGGGCGATCAGCGAGGGCGCGCGGACCTGGGGTGTGACCGTGCTGCAGGCGGTCGCCGAAATGGACGCCGGCCCGATCTGGGCTTCGGTGCCGTTCCCGGTGACCGCGGTCGGCAAGAGCTCGCTGTACCGCAATGAGGTCGCCGATGCCGCGCTGGCCGCGGTGCTGCTGGCGGTGGAGCGGTTCGAGAGCGGCGAATTCACCCCGGAGCCTTTGGATTACGCCCGGCCGGACGTGCGGGGCCGGTTGCGGCCCTACCATGCCCAGCCGTACCGGAGCATCGACTGGACCGCCGACAACACCGCCACCGTACTGCGCAAACTGCGCGCCGCCGACTCGCAGCCGGGCGTCCTCGACGAACTGTTCGGCCACGAATTCTTCCTGCACGGCGGGCACAACGAGGACCAGTTGCGCGGCGTGCCCGGCACCGTGCTCGCCACCCGCGACGGCGCCATCTGCCGGGCCACCGTCGACGGCGCGGTGTGGCTGCCGCAGCTGCGCGCCCGGCGCACCCCGGGCGGCCCACCGACCTTCAAACAGCCCGCGACCGATGTCCTCGGCGAATTGCTGCCCGCGGTGCCGGAGGTGCCGGTCTCCCCCGCCGTGGCCGCGACCCGTGACACCTGGTCGGAAATCCGCTACCGCGAACGGGATTCGGTCGGCTACCTGGAATTCGCCTTCGCCGGTGGCGCGATGAGCACCGATCAGTGCCGCCGCCTGCTCTACGCCTACGAGCAGGCCCGCACCCGTCCGATCAACGTGCTGGTCCTGGGCCCCGAACGGGACTTCTTCTCCAATGGCATCCACCTGAACGTAATCGAGGCCGCCGCCGATCCGGGCGCGGAATCGTGGCGCAATATCAACGCGATGGACGATCTGGTCGAGGCCATCCTCACCACGACCGACAAGGTGGTGATCGCCGCGCTGCCCGGCAACGCCGCGGCCGGCGGCATCATGCTGGCGCTGGCCGCCGACGAGGTGTGGTGCCGCGAATCCGCCGTGGTCAACCCGCATTACCAGCTGATGGGCCTGTACGGCTCGGAGTACTGGACCTACACGTTGCCGCGCCGGGTCGGCGCCGCGACCGCCGAACGCCTGACCCAGCAGACGCTTCCGGTCGGCGCCCGCGCCGCCCACGCGCTGGGCCTGGTGGATCAGGTGATCCCCGGCAGCCCGGCGGCGTTCTGGGCCTGGGTGCGCACCGAAGCCACGGCGCTGGCCGATTCGCCGGAACTGGCGGACCGCGTAGTCGAGAAGAAGCGCCGCCTCGCGGCCGACGAGGCCGTCAAACCCCTTTCCGCGTACCGCGCCGAGGAACTCGCGCGGATGAGCGAGAACTTCGCACCCGGTTCGCCCTATCACGAATTGCGGCAGAACTTCGTCTACAAGGTTTGCGCGACCGCGACCCCGGCCCATCTGCTCGGCTGA